One genomic region from Chthonomonas calidirosea T49 encodes:
- a CDS encoding glycosyltransferase family 4 protein — translation MRVLHLITPSHVGGAELLVLGIARAQMQQGHVVRVLTKPHAAYESRARKEGVDCAAVPISGKFNVRALQVLREAILQFKPDLVCTHLSSATLWGALAARWCHIPCVAMVHGFNTALCYRFAPLLVCVSEAVAMHMERQGLPRARLRVVHNGIDPVPFEEGPVAELANVPSEAFCVGAAAHLSPKKGFAELVEVALRLEGAHFVIAGEGRMRPWLEEMAQGPLKGRLHLLGFWEDMPALMRRFTVFCLPSLREPFGLVVLEAMAAGKPVVAFRAGGVPEIVVEGETGLLAPAGDVQAMAACLRRLQQDATLCKRLGAAGRERVRRCFTMERAFANLQRVFDEAVACHKSGTAVCE, via the coding sequence ATGCGCGTTCTTCATCTTATTACGCCCTCACATGTAGGGGGCGCGGAGCTGTTGGTGCTTGGCATTGCGCGCGCTCAGATGCAACAAGGGCATGTTGTTCGTGTGCTGACGAAACCTCATGCTGCTTATGAGAGCCGGGCGCGTAAAGAGGGGGTGGACTGTGCCGCCGTGCCGATTTCCGGCAAGTTCAATGTGCGTGCGTTGCAGGTTTTACGAGAGGCCATTCTGCAGTTCAAGCCGGATCTGGTGTGTACCCACCTCTCCAGTGCCACACTGTGGGGCGCTTTGGCTGCACGGTGGTGCCATATTCCCTGCGTTGCGATGGTTCATGGTTTCAACACAGCCCTATGCTACCGATTTGCCCCCTTGCTCGTCTGTGTTTCGGAGGCCGTAGCCATGCATATGGAGCGTCAAGGGCTGCCACGGGCGCGCCTACGTGTGGTGCATAACGGCATAGACCCTGTTCCTTTCGAAGAAGGGCCGGTTGCCGAGCTTGCCAATGTTCCCTCGGAGGCGTTTTGTGTTGGGGCGGCAGCGCATCTTTCCCCAAAGAAGGGCTTTGCCGAGTTGGTGGAGGTGGCCCTACGGTTGGAGGGCGCTCACTTTGTGATCGCAGGGGAGGGCCGAATGCGCCCCTGGCTTGAGGAGATGGCCCAAGGCCCTCTCAAAGGACGTCTGCATCTGCTAGGGTTTTGGGAAGACATGCCGGCCCTCATGCGGCGCTTCACGGTGTTCTGTTTGCCCTCCCTCCGCGAGCCGTTCGGGCTTGTGGTGTTGGAGGCGATGGCGGCAGGGAAGCCCGTGGTGGCCTTTCGAGCCGGCGGGGTTCCGGAGATCGTAGTAGAGGGGGAGACGGGGCTGTTGGCTCCTGCAGGCGACGTGCAAGCGATGGCCGCTTGTTTGCGCCGCCTCCAACAAGATGCGACTCTCTGCAAGCGGCTTGGCGCTGCCGGTAGGGAGCGAGTGAGGCGTTGCTTTACCATGGAACGCGCTTTTGCGAACCTCCAGCGGGTTTTTGATGAGGCAGTGGCCTGCCATAAGTCTGGGACGGCCGTATGCGAATAA
- a CDS encoding glycosyltransferase family 4 protein, with protein sequence MRIMEIISGVGVNGAVVHCLLLTQELARRGNEVVLVCRHNAWIGQQLAHTANVTVVESDMRRWPLDELRRMAALARERQIEVINTHMSRAHNFGVFLQRFSGIPCVTTAHSHKIHPHWWFAHHIIAVSEQTRRYHLRFNRVRASRIDTVHGFVDVTRFRGLDAHTRLQTRADLGVDEETFLVGAIGDFLPRKGQLYLVRALPQLLERIPRLRLALAGSVRTESYYQKVRREASRLGVQEAILWLGYRQDVPQLLASFDVYTLVSLDEMFPVAILEAMAAQKPIVATAVGGTPECAAEVDSIYLIPPADPQAIVKALVELYEDPQKRAQLGQRAYETVCAHFTVEQQVPKIEAVFRKAIAAARR encoded by the coding sequence ATGCGAATAATGGAGATCATCTCCGGGGTGGGGGTTAACGGGGCCGTCGTTCACTGTTTGCTGCTCACGCAGGAGCTGGCCCGTCGGGGCAATGAGGTGGTGTTGGTGTGCCGGCACAACGCGTGGATCGGTCAGCAGTTGGCCCATACCGCCAACGTAACGGTCGTTGAAAGCGACATGCGCCGTTGGCCTCTCGACGAGTTGCGTCGCATGGCCGCCCTAGCGCGGGAGCGCCAGATCGAGGTCATCAACACGCACATGTCGCGGGCCCATAACTTTGGGGTTTTTTTGCAGCGCTTCAGCGGCATTCCCTGTGTCACCACGGCGCACTCTCACAAAATCCACCCACACTGGTGGTTTGCCCATCACATCATCGCCGTTTCCGAACAGACTCGCCGCTACCATCTCCGGTTCAACCGGGTTCGTGCAAGCCGCATAGATACCGTCCACGGCTTTGTGGACGTAACCCGCTTCCGTGGGCTCGACGCTCACACGCGCCTGCAGACCCGAGCCGACCTCGGTGTAGACGAAGAGACCTTTTTGGTGGGCGCCATTGGCGATTTTCTGCCGCGCAAAGGGCAGCTCTATCTTGTTCGGGCTTTGCCCCAGCTTCTAGAGAGAATACCCCGTCTGCGGTTAGCGCTTGCCGGCAGCGTTCGCACGGAGAGCTACTATCAAAAAGTGCGTCGAGAAGCGAGCCGGTTGGGGGTTCAAGAGGCGATACTATGGTTAGGCTACCGGCAGGATGTACCCCAGCTGCTGGCCTCCTTTGATGTTTACACGTTGGTATCGCTGGACGAAATGTTTCCGGTGGCCATCCTCGAGGCGATGGCCGCACAAAAGCCCATTGTGGCCACAGCGGTGGGAGGCACGCCGGAGTGCGCCGCCGAGGTGGATTCGATCTATCTCATTCCCCCGGCCGACCCTCAGGCCATTGTAAAGGCGCTGGTGGAGCTGTACGAAGATCCCCAAAAAAGGGCTCAGCTCGGTCAGCGGGCCTATGAAACGGTGTGCGCCCACTTCACCGTGGAGCAACAGGTCCCTAAAATTGAGGCCGTTTTTCGTAAAGCCATTGCAGCAGCGCGGCGCTGA
- a CDS encoding endonuclease III domain-containing protein, producing the protein MEAQKNPLTSTETRIREIVRRLEACYGVPEWQPRMSPLDELISCILSQHTSDANSFRAFGQLKERFCSWEAVEQAPTKELADTIRSGGLADSKAARIQAVLRTIREKVGAYDLDFLRQMPDDEARRWLMALPGVGPKTAAIVLCFALGRPVIPVDTHVFRVAWRLGLIEKRVGESKAHDLLQALVPPELIYRFHVALIEHGRRVCKALRPRCEVCPLTDLCVYYQENSVSMSNRGEKRKDAAS; encoded by the coding sequence ATGGAGGCTCAGAAAAACCCTTTGACGTCTACAGAAACACGCATTCGCGAGATCGTGCGTCGTCTGGAAGCGTGCTATGGTGTGCCCGAATGGCAACCGCGGATGTCTCCGTTGGATGAACTGATCTCCTGCATCCTCTCACAACACACCTCAGATGCCAACTCGTTTCGCGCCTTTGGCCAGTTAAAGGAGCGTTTTTGTTCTTGGGAGGCAGTAGAGCAAGCGCCCACAAAAGAGCTTGCCGACACCATTCGTAGCGGCGGTTTGGCAGACAGCAAAGCGGCGCGCATACAGGCCGTTTTGCGCACCATACGGGAAAAGGTAGGCGCCTACGATCTCGACTTTTTGCGACAGATGCCCGATGACGAGGCGCGCCGGTGGCTTATGGCCCTTCCCGGCGTGGGGCCAAAGACAGCGGCCATCGTGCTCTGCTTTGCCTTAGGGCGACCCGTTATTCCTGTGGATACCCATGTGTTTCGCGTAGCTTGGCGCCTAGGGCTTATTGAAAAGCGTGTTGGCGAGTCCAAAGCCCACGATCTCCTGCAAGCGTTGGTGCCTCCTGAACTCATCTATCGTTTTCATGTGGCCCTCATCGAGCACGGGCGCCGTGTGTGTAAGGCCTTGCGCCCGCGCTGTGAGGTCTGTCCCCTCACCGATCTGTGCGTCTATTACCAAGAGAACTCCGTTTCGATGTCGAATCGAGGAGAGAAGAGGAAAGATGCTGCTTCGTGA
- a CDS encoding long-chain-fatty-acid--CoA ligase has protein sequence MLLRDLLENSAQRLPHQTALIFRDQPITFAQLSEQTRRLAAGYAALGVEAGDRVALLLPNSPVFIMGYYAAAYLGAVSVPANPMLKPPELAYIWGDAGVKLVLTAEPLLPNVLEARKQLPELRHIVCLAAGATASAPTSPSLSPQAIPGLTLLSDLLTHEPLSSAALPSIQEEDCAVILYTSGTTGHPKGAMLSHRNLTRNIEQVLGRLQFTHEDRLLTVLPLFHAFAGTVCMNLPMMVGASSVLLDSFSPGKVLESVARHWVTVLPAVPAMFYALLQLPPDPSLDLSSLRFLVSGGAPLPVAMLEALEKRFGVPVIEGDGPTECSPVTSANPLEGPRKPGSVGPPLPGVEIAIVDDEDRPLPTGEVGEIVVRGDNVMMGYLNQPEATREAMRNGWYHTGDLGRLDEDGYLYIVDRKKDMVITAGLNVYPREVEEVLITHPAVADVAVIGLPDALRGEEVVAVVVCKEGVSQEGLDRELIRYCRARLADYKVPRKVFFRDSLPRSSTGKVLKRLLKKEMEMQVGEQT, from the coding sequence ATGCTGCTTCGTGACCTGTTAGAAAACAGTGCCCAACGTCTGCCCCATCAGACAGCTCTTATTTTTCGCGATCAACCCATCACCTTTGCGCAGCTCTCCGAACAGACACGCCGATTGGCCGCCGGCTATGCCGCGCTCGGAGTGGAGGCCGGGGATAGGGTGGCCCTCCTTCTGCCCAACAGCCCCGTCTTTATTATGGGCTACTACGCCGCCGCCTATTTGGGGGCGGTATCCGTGCCCGCCAACCCGATGCTCAAACCGCCCGAGCTTGCCTACATTTGGGGCGACGCCGGAGTAAAGCTCGTGCTCACCGCGGAACCCCTGCTGCCAAATGTGCTTGAAGCCCGCAAGCAGCTTCCAGAGCTGCGCCATATCGTATGCCTTGCTGCAGGAGCGACCGCTTCAGCACCAACCTCCCCATCGCTCTCGCCACAGGCCATTCCCGGCCTGACCCTCCTCTCCGATCTGCTCACTCACGAGCCGCTATCCTCGGCAGCGCTGCCCTCCATACAGGAAGAAGATTGTGCGGTCATTCTCTACACATCGGGAACGACGGGGCATCCCAAGGGGGCCATGCTTTCGCACCGCAACCTTACCCGCAACATCGAGCAGGTGCTAGGGCGTCTACAGTTTACTCACGAGGATAGGCTCCTCACGGTGCTACCCCTGTTTCACGCCTTTGCCGGAACGGTCTGCATGAACCTGCCGATGATGGTGGGGGCGAGCAGCGTGCTTTTAGACAGCTTTTCGCCGGGAAAGGTGCTGGAGTCGGTGGCGCGTCATTGGGTTACCGTGTTGCCGGCCGTGCCGGCCATGTTCTATGCGCTGCTGCAGCTTCCCCCCGATCCCTCCCTCGATCTTTCGAGCCTGCGGTTTTTGGTTTCCGGCGGTGCACCGCTGCCGGTGGCGATGCTGGAAGCGCTTGAGAAGCGTTTTGGGGTGCCCGTTATCGAGGGCGACGGCCCCACAGAGTGTAGCCCCGTTACCAGCGCCAACCCACTGGAGGGCCCGCGCAAGCCGGGCAGCGTAGGGCCTCCGCTTCCCGGCGTGGAGATCGCCATTGTGGACGACGAAGATAGGCCCTTACCCACCGGCGAGGTGGGCGAGATCGTGGTGCGTGGCGACAATGTGATGATGGGCTATCTCAACCAACCGGAGGCCACGCGAGAGGCGATGCGCAATGGGTGGTACCACACGGGCGATCTCGGCCGCTTAGACGAGGATGGCTACCTCTATATTGTGGATAGAAAAAAGGACATGGTGATTACCGCGGGGCTAAACGTCTACCCACGCGAGGTGGAGGAGGTGCTTATAACGCATCCTGCCGTGGCGGATGTGGCCGTCATTGGGCTACCGGACGCTCTACGTGGTGAGGAGGTCGTGGCCGTGGTGGTGTGCAAAGAGGGGGTTAGCCAAGAGGGTCTCGATCGAGAGCTCATTCGTTACTGTCGGGCCCGGCTAGCCGACTACAAGGTGCCGCGCAAGGTGTTCTTCCGTGACAGCTTGCCACGCAGCAGCACCGGCAAGGTGCTGAAACGCCTTCTGAAAAAAGAGATGGAGATGCAGGTAGGAGAACAGACTTGA
- a CDS encoding phosphate-starvation-inducible PsiE family protein, translating into MTQDEPPPQNTLKAVASLEGLDNLAHIGVAVLFILAAASVLLYSFGLFLLQVVHIANGIHAAGTEAPHENSFLQISLELLSGLLFAVILLELLRTILTYLIARSIEATLKEFLLVGIISLVRKILLVGAQASLSSEGQHAFLQEALGTLVSVLAVLLLIGGLILLKRFYERA; encoded by the coding sequence TTGACCCAGGACGAGCCACCCCCTCAAAACACGTTAAAGGCCGTGGCCTCTCTTGAAGGGCTCGATAATCTCGCCCATATCGGTGTGGCCGTGTTGTTCATTTTGGCGGCAGCGTCGGTGCTGCTCTACAGCTTTGGCCTCTTCCTGTTGCAAGTTGTGCACATTGCAAACGGCATTCACGCGGCGGGAACAGAGGCGCCCCATGAGAACAGCTTCCTCCAGATCAGCCTAGAGCTGCTAAGCGGGCTGCTCTTCGCGGTCATTCTATTGGAGCTGCTGCGCACCATCCTAACCTACCTTATCGCCCGTTCGATCGAGGCCACGCTGAAGGAGTTTCTCCTCGTAGGCATCATCTCGCTTGTTCGGAAGATCCTGTTAGTAGGCGCGCAGGCCTCCCTTTCCTCCGAGGGGCAACATGCCTTCCTGCAGGAGGCCTTGGGCACCTTGGTAAGCGTGCTGGCTGTGCTGCTGCTCATCGGAGGGCTTATTCTGCTAAAACGGTTCTACGAGCGCGCCTAG
- the obgE gene encoding GTPase ObgE, whose translation MFVDEVEIEVIAGDGGNGMVSFRREKYVPHGGPNGGDGGRGGSVILKADPNLSTLLDFRFQRHYRAERGGHGGSKQMFGKDGADLVLRAPVGTVVTDLETGEVVADLVYPHQTAVLARGGRGGRGNAHFATSVHQAPKFAEKGEPGERRRLKLELKLLADVGLLGYPNVGKSTLIAAVSAARPKIADYPFTTLVPNLGVVRVDMDKSFVIADLPGLIEGASQGAGLGHQFLRHVSRSRLLLHLLDVSGLSGRDPLNDFEVINRELALYDTKLAALPQIVVLNKIDVLADPSELEPIEQALTAKGYPVFRISAATGTGLRELIFETMRRLETLPKTFDEAPQGKVVIQVKPTDDNFWEVRHPESGLFEVVGRAVERRVAMTDVENEEAMERLHRLLERMGVLQALREQGIRHGDTVRIRDIEFEFQDEAVLDSEIEAIEAARKERRRLKRS comes from the coding sequence ATGTTTGTAGATGAAGTGGAGATCGAGGTTATCGCCGGAGATGGCGGTAACGGCATGGTGTCGTTTCGCCGAGAGAAGTATGTGCCGCACGGCGGCCCTAACGGAGGAGATGGGGGGCGAGGCGGCAGCGTCATTTTGAAAGCCGATCCCAATCTCTCTACCCTACTCGACTTTCGCTTTCAGCGCCACTATCGCGCCGAGCGCGGCGGGCACGGCGGCAGCAAACAGATGTTTGGAAAAGACGGCGCCGACCTTGTGCTGCGCGCACCGGTGGGAACCGTGGTGACCGACCTTGAGACCGGAGAGGTGGTGGCCGATCTGGTCTATCCGCATCAGACAGCGGTCTTGGCGCGTGGGGGCCGAGGAGGACGCGGAAACGCCCATTTTGCCACCTCGGTGCATCAGGCGCCCAAATTCGCCGAGAAGGGCGAGCCGGGGGAGCGTCGCCGTCTGAAACTGGAGCTAAAGCTGCTTGCCGACGTGGGGCTGCTGGGCTACCCCAATGTGGGCAAATCCACCCTTATTGCCGCCGTCTCCGCCGCTCGTCCCAAAATCGCCGACTATCCGTTCACCACGCTCGTTCCCAACCTTGGAGTGGTTCGGGTAGATATGGATAAAAGCTTTGTCATTGCCGATCTCCCCGGCCTTATCGAGGGGGCAAGCCAGGGCGCAGGCCTAGGGCACCAGTTTTTGCGCCATGTCAGTCGCTCCCGTCTGCTGCTTCACCTGCTGGACGTTAGCGGTCTGTCGGGTCGGGACCCCTTAAACGATTTTGAGGTCATCAACAGGGAGCTAGCTCTCTACGACACCAAGCTCGCCGCCCTGCCCCAGATCGTGGTGTTGAACAAGATAGATGTTCTGGCGGATCCAAGCGAGCTAGAGCCGATCGAGCAGGCCCTAACAGCGAAGGGTTACCCCGTCTTTCGCATATCGGCGGCCACCGGCACCGGTCTACGTGAACTCATTTTTGAGACCATGCGCAGGCTTGAGACGCTGCCAAAGACATTCGACGAGGCACCGCAAGGAAAAGTGGTCATTCAGGTGAAGCCGACCGATGACAACTTCTGGGAGGTTCGCCACCCAGAATCCGGTCTTTTCGAGGTTGTGGGGCGCGCTGTGGAGCGCCGTGTCGCCATGACCGATGTGGAAAACGAGGAGGCGATGGAACGTCTCCATCGCCTTTTAGAGAGAATGGGGGTGCTTCAGGCGTTACGCGAGCAGGGCATTCGCCATGGCGACACCGTGCGCATTCGCGACATCGAGTTCGAGTTTCAAGATGAAGCCGTGCTCGATTCGGAGATAGAGGCCATCGAGGCGGCTCGCAAGGAGAGACGCCGCTTAAAGCGCTCCTAA
- the rlmN gene encoding 23S rRNA (adenine(2503)-C(2))-methyltransferase RlmN, producing the protein MEHKLPCLLGCNTKELEQIAIELGEPAYRGRQIARWIYRKQVDSLDAMSDLPAAFRARLAAHYVLGWPQVVHREVAADGTIKYLLRLEDGQSVESVYLPYPDRVSACLSTQVGCPAGCRFCATAQGGLARNLTAGEIVGQYLVMQRESPRRISHVVYMGMGEPLWNYEATVKSLRLLGGEVGLSMRNLTVSTVGVVPGILALAKEDLPITLALSLHAPDDALRARLIPTARKWKLDEILAACAEYARITKRNLTFEYLLIGGVNDSPEQARALAALLERWKLPGNVNLIPFNYVETPEGFRRPTREAIARFREALVAAGRVTTQRMTRGDAINAACGQLRRRMALSDNKTLRVVSSVPRATLSSLPEPT; encoded by the coding sequence GTGGAACACAAGCTGCCTTGTTTATTGGGTTGCAACACTAAAGAGTTAGAACAGATCGCCATTGAGTTGGGGGAACCTGCCTATCGGGGACGGCAGATCGCTCGGTGGATCTACCGCAAACAGGTGGATTCCCTCGATGCCATGAGCGACCTGCCCGCCGCTTTTCGAGCTAGGCTGGCGGCCCACTATGTGCTCGGATGGCCCCAGGTGGTTCATCGTGAGGTGGCCGCGGATGGCACCATCAAATACCTCCTTCGCCTGGAGGATGGCCAGTCCGTGGAGAGCGTCTACCTGCCCTACCCCGATCGCGTCTCGGCTTGCCTCTCGACACAGGTGGGGTGCCCGGCCGGATGTCGGTTCTGTGCCACCGCACAGGGAGGGCTGGCCCGCAACCTGACCGCCGGCGAGATCGTCGGCCAATACTTGGTGATGCAGAGGGAGAGCCCCCGACGCATCTCCCATGTCGTCTATATGGGCATGGGAGAGCCTCTATGGAACTACGAGGCCACGGTGAAAAGCCTGCGCCTTTTAGGAGGTGAGGTAGGCCTCTCCATGCGCAATCTCACGGTCTCAACGGTAGGGGTGGTGCCGGGAATATTGGCGCTGGCGAAAGAGGATTTGCCAATTACCCTGGCCCTCTCGTTGCACGCCCCAGACGATGCCCTGCGTGCCCGCCTCATCCCCACCGCGCGCAAGTGGAAGCTCGATGAAATCCTCGCGGCCTGCGCCGAATATGCCCGCATCACAAAGCGTAACCTCACTTTCGAATATCTGCTGATAGGCGGCGTGAACGATAGCCCCGAACAGGCACGGGCGCTGGCCGCTCTTCTAGAACGATGGAAGCTGCCAGGCAACGTGAACCTCATTCCTTTTAACTATGTCGAGACGCCAGAAGGGTTTCGACGCCCAACCCGAGAGGCCATCGCTCGCTTCCGCGAGGCTTTAGTTGCGGCAGGGAGAGTGACCACACAACGCATGACGCGGGGCGACGCTATCAATGCGGCCTGCGGGCAGCTGCGCCGGCGTATGGCGCTCAGCGACAACAAGACGCTCCGTGTGGTTTCCTCTGTGCCTCGCGCGACGCTATCGTCTCTGCCTGAACCAACATGA
- the lptB gene encoding LPS export ABC transporter ATP-binding protein — translation MKLRAENLVKVYRGRRVVNGISLEVEQGEVVGLLGPNGAGKTTTFYMIVGLVRPQSGHVYLDNREITRLPMYRRAREGIAYLPQEPSVFRNLTVEENLLLVLEAQPLTKAQRRQRMEELLGQLNIGHLRRSLGRLLSGGERRRVEIARALAAKPKFILLDEPFTGVDPLAIEDIGNIVHDLAKSENRIGILITDHNVEAMLDITERAYIIADGVKRVEGPAHTLLQDPVAIRSYFGERYTYSRGHGAHQGLRARAEAELREAGIAPWEAPETETTPKEKEPDHEAH, via the coding sequence ATGAAGCTACGTGCGGAGAATCTGGTGAAAGTCTATCGGGGGCGTCGGGTGGTCAATGGCATTAGTTTGGAGGTGGAGCAGGGCGAGGTTGTGGGGTTGTTAGGGCCCAACGGAGCGGGAAAAACCACCACCTTCTACATGATCGTGGGGTTGGTGCGTCCCCAAAGCGGCCATGTCTACCTCGATAATCGAGAGATCACACGGTTGCCCATGTATCGGCGTGCGCGTGAAGGAATCGCCTACCTTCCCCAAGAGCCCTCGGTGTTTCGAAACCTCACGGTGGAGGAGAATTTACTCCTGGTTTTAGAGGCGCAGCCGCTGACCAAAGCCCAACGCCGCCAACGTATGGAAGAGCTGCTGGGACAGCTGAATATTGGGCATCTGCGCCGCAGCTTGGGAAGGCTGCTGTCGGGTGGCGAGCGAAGGAGGGTGGAGATCGCGCGTGCCCTGGCGGCAAAGCCCAAATTTATTCTGCTGGATGAACCGTTCACCGGCGTGGACCCTTTGGCTATCGAGGACATCGGCAATATCGTGCATGACTTGGCAAAATCCGAAAACCGAATCGGCATCCTCATTACCGACCATAATGTGGAGGCCATGTTGGATATCACAGAGCGCGCCTATATCATCGCCGACGGCGTGAAACGTGTGGAAGGCCCTGCCCATACGCTGCTACAAGACCCCGTGGCCATACGCTCTTATTTCGGCGAACGCTACACGTATAGCCGTGGGCATGGAGCCCACCAGGGCTTGCGCGCCAGGGCGGAGGCCGAGCTGCGCGAGGCCGGCATCGCCCCTTGGGAGGCCCCCGAAACCGAGACGACCCCCAAAGAGAAAGAACCCGATCATGAAGCTCATTGA
- a CDS encoding DUF3084 domain-containing protein — translation MIWTTLALLLLVVLGGFIAYYGDLQGRRWGKRRVSWFGLRPKHTAILITSLTGAFISMISIAALLLISPPIRQVVLEGEQAIAEKARLDRQVRIARQQAAEAMAQAKRDQELAQEAHQQLLLSQKALQRAKQHVVVLRAQSEHLRAQVARKRDELAQKTREVARLEQQRARLEALNRHFVAQNRELAKQNLALVHENTKLTQENKTLIASNSDLQRQNADLGRANEVLERTNQLQLEANQSEEQKAAEIRKQLQEVQDQLAAAQSRYTMVSQRLDEVYRFLAGSTNDYLVLRQSPIAVRYGAELARTVIAAHLDRQTILTQLKQLLQQASATALGYGAAIGDNGSAVHLLSPMTLTLTGGATGSNTEAALNDLAARLEGSDTPTLLIVRSLSNTLNGEQVPVEVVSRTVQTVFHSGDELAEEKIEGVLSVRDLQQKLAQFLQTDVRSAAIKAGIIPAVDPVTGASQVGLFDPLTLAHLVQQAQRMRGPLLIKAVAASSITSADLLDPEHLRIEFLRAAGG, via the coding sequence ATGATCTGGACAACATTAGCACTGCTCTTACTGGTCGTATTGGGCGGTTTCATTGCCTATTACGGCGATCTGCAGGGGAGACGATGGGGAAAGCGCCGCGTCTCCTGGTTTGGGTTGCGACCAAAGCATACAGCGATTCTCATTACCAGCTTAACCGGGGCCTTCATCTCCATGATTAGCATAGCGGCTCTCCTGCTCATTTCTCCTCCTATTCGGCAGGTGGTCCTCGAAGGCGAGCAGGCCATAGCCGAAAAGGCGCGTCTCGACCGCCAGGTGCGCATTGCCCGCCAACAGGCCGCCGAAGCCATGGCCCAAGCGAAGCGCGATCAGGAGCTGGCCCAAGAGGCCCATCAGCAGCTGCTCCTCTCGCAAAAAGCGCTGCAACGGGCCAAACAGCATGTGGTTGTGCTGCGCGCACAAAGCGAACATCTGCGAGCACAGGTGGCGCGTAAGCGCGATGAGCTGGCCCAAAAAACGCGGGAGGTAGCGCGGTTGGAGCAGCAGCGAGCTCGCCTGGAGGCGCTGAATCGGCATTTTGTCGCTCAAAATCGTGAGCTGGCCAAGCAGAACCTAGCTTTGGTACACGAAAACACCAAACTTACCCAAGAGAATAAAACCCTCATAGCCTCCAACAGTGACCTGCAGCGACAGAACGCCGATTTGGGCCGTGCCAACGAGGTGTTGGAGCGAACCAACCAACTGCAGTTGGAGGCCAATCAAAGCGAGGAGCAGAAGGCTGCGGAGATACGTAAGCAGCTGCAGGAGGTGCAAGACCAGCTGGCGGCGGCGCAAAGCCGTTATACCATGGTGAGCCAGCGTTTAGACGAGGTCTATCGCTTCCTCGCCGGTTCCACCAACGATTATCTGGTGTTGCGGCAAAGCCCCATCGCCGTACGCTACGGCGCCGAGTTGGCGCGTACCGTGATCGCAGCACATTTAGATCGTCAGACCATTCTTACCCAGCTGAAGCAGCTGCTGCAGCAAGCGAGCGCCACCGCGCTGGGCTATGGCGCTGCTATAGGAGATAACGGCAGCGCTGTGCACCTGCTGTCGCCCATGACATTAACCCTAACCGGCGGGGCTACCGGTTCGAATACAGAGGCCGCGCTGAACGATTTGGCCGCCAGGCTCGAGGGCAGCGATACGCCAACGCTGCTTATTGTGCGCAGTCTAAGCAACACCCTTAACGGAGAACAGGTGCCCGTGGAGGTGGTTAGCCGCACCGTGCAAACGGTGTTTCACTCGGGCGACGAGCTGGCCGAAGAGAAAATTGAGGGGGTGCTTTCGGTGAGAGACCTGCAACAGAAGCTCGCTCAGTTTTTACAGACGGACGTGCGTTCGGCCGCGATCAAGGCTGGCATTATTCCCGCTGTTGACCCGGTTACCGGTGCGAGCCAAGTGGGGCTTTTCGACCCGCTCACGTTGGCTCATCTCGTGCAACAGGCCCAACGAATGCGCGGCCCGCTGCTAATAAAAGCGGTGGCGGCCAGCTCAATTACATCGGCGGACCTTCTCGACCCAGAGCACTTACGCATCGAATTTCTGCGCGCTGCGGGGGGCTAG